The following proteins are co-located in the Nonlabens ponticola genome:
- the sucC gene encoding ADP-forming succinate--CoA ligase subunit beta, with product MNLHEYQGKEILASYGVTIQRGKVATTADEAVAAAKELTEETGTGWHVIKAQVHAGGRGKGGGVKLAKSLDDVKTIAGEIIGMDLVTPQTTAEGKRVHQVLIAEDVYEPGEVEVEEFYMSVLLDRAQGKNMIMYSTEGGMDIETVAEETPHLIFTEVVDPALGLLGFQARKIAFNLGLSGKAFKEMTKFVSKLYAAYVGSDSALFEINPVLKASDERIIAVDCKITLDENALFRHKDLEAMRDVREENPVEVEAKAVGLNYVDLDGNVGCMVNGAGLAMATMDLIKQSGGSPANFLDVGGTADAKRVEEAFKIILKDKGVKAILVNIFGGIVRCDRVAQGIIDAKKSMGDAMNVPLIVRLQGTNAEIAKELIDNSGMDVQSAVQFQEAADKVQAVLA from the coding sequence ATGAACCTTCACGAATATCAAGGAAAAGAAATTTTAGCTAGTTACGGTGTTACCATTCAACGTGGTAAAGTGGCCACTACAGCTGATGAAGCTGTTGCAGCTGCCAAGGAACTTACTGAGGAAACCGGTACAGGATGGCACGTCATCAAAGCACAGGTTCACGCTGGTGGACGTGGTAAAGGTGGTGGTGTAAAACTTGCAAAAAGCCTTGACGATGTAAAAACAATCGCTGGAGAAATTATAGGTATGGATCTAGTAACTCCACAAACCACTGCCGAAGGTAAAAGGGTTCACCAAGTGTTGATCGCAGAAGATGTTTATGAGCCAGGTGAGGTAGAGGTAGAGGAATTCTACATGTCTGTATTACTAGATCGTGCACAAGGAAAAAATATGATCATGTATTCTACCGAAGGTGGAATGGACATAGAAACAGTTGCAGAAGAAACTCCACATTTAATATTTACTGAGGTTGTAGATCCAGCATTGGGTCTTTTAGGATTCCAGGCTCGTAAGATTGCTTTTAATCTAGGTTTGAGCGGTAAGGCATTTAAGGAAATGACCAAGTTCGTTTCTAAACTATATGCAGCCTATGTAGGATCTGACAGCGCACTTTTTGAAATCAATCCAGTATTAAAGGCAAGTGATGAGCGCATCATTGCAGTTGACTGTAAAATCACTTTGGACGAGAATGCATTATTCCGTCACAAGGATCTAGAGGCAATGCGTGATGTACGTGAAGAAAATCCAGTAGAGGTAGAGGCAAAGGCTGTAGGCTTGAACTATGTTGACCTTGATGGTAATGTAGGATGTATGGTAAACGGTGCTGGACTTGCTATGGCTACCATGGATTTGATCAAACAATCGGGTGGATCACCAGCAAACTTCCTAGATGTAGGTGGTACTGCAGATGCTAAGCGTGTAGAAGAAGCATTCAAGATCATCTTAAAGGATAAAGGTGTAAAGGCAATATTGGTCAACATCTTTGGTGGTATTGTACGTTGTGACCGTGTGGCACAAGGAATAATCGATGCTAAGAAAAGTATGGGTGATGCCATGAACGTTCCATTGATTGTAAGACTACAAGGAACTAATGCAGAGATCGCTAAAGAACTTATAGATAACAGTGGTATGGACGTACAAAGTGCTGTACAGTTCCAAGAAGCCGCAGACAAGGTACAAGCAGTACTCGCATAG
- a CDS encoding DUF4258 domain-containing protein — MNFVKRLGYYMGGFAIGLVFLVFFLTGKRAQCNWFPEDRVMADFKRKSITLSPEVRELLKNQELDTLTIQMILLYGDVDFSKSNTDTVPCSFYYVNGRKEMEKTALRVRNCDKILRVEEVIYEKEN, encoded by the coding sequence ATGAATTTTGTTAAGCGCCTAGGATATTATATGGGCGGTTTTGCCATAGGTCTAGTATTTCTAGTTTTTTTTCTTACTGGTAAAAGAGCGCAATGCAACTGGTTTCCAGAAGATCGCGTCATGGCAGATTTTAAAAGAAAATCAATCACACTATCACCAGAAGTGCGTGAATTACTCAAAAATCAAGAGCTAGATACACTTACCATACAGATGATCCTGCTATACGGTGATGTAGATTTTTCAAAGTCAAATACAGATACTGTTCCTTGCAGCTTTTACTATGTGAATGGCAGGAAGGAAATGGAAAAAACGGCTCTTAGAGTGCGCAACTGTGATAAGATTCTTCGGGTAGAAGAAGTTATTTACGAGAAAGAAAATTAG
- a CDS encoding alanine dehydrogenase: MGSIQTPFTKDQLIPQEERLEIQRSKKELLIGIPKENQQYEKRICLTPDAVAAITAHGHRILFEKGAGSESNFTDQQYLDAGAELTADKSKVFSCPTILKVAPPSTEEIDLIKPQTVLISALQLKTRNKSYFEKLAAKKVTALAFEFIQDEHGHHVATTALSEISGVASVLIAAELLTSGANRTGQLFGNITGVPPIEVVVMGAGVVGEFAIRTAIGLGANVKVFDNSIANLRRVKDNISQSLYTSTLQPKYLSKALRRCDVVIAALSGQNRAPVVVSQTMVENMKAGAVIIDISIDMGGCFETSELTTHEKPTFVKYGVTHYCVPNLPSRYSRTASISLSNIFTSYLLNIADDGGIEHSIRMDKGLKNGIYLYHGIVTNKSVGEWYDLPCSDVNLLIF; encoded by the coding sequence ACGTAGCAAAAAGGAATTGCTCATTGGGATCCCTAAGGAAAACCAGCAGTATGAAAAGCGCATTTGTCTTACACCAGATGCCGTTGCTGCTATCACTGCACACGGCCATCGCATATTGTTTGAAAAAGGTGCTGGTAGTGAGAGTAATTTCACAGACCAGCAATACCTAGACGCAGGTGCAGAACTTACGGCTGATAAAAGCAAGGTTTTTTCCTGTCCTACTATTCTCAAAGTAGCTCCACCTAGCACAGAAGAGATAGACTTGATCAAACCACAAACAGTTTTGATAAGTGCCCTGCAACTCAAGACTAGGAATAAATCATACTTTGAAAAATTAGCTGCCAAAAAAGTCACGGCACTAGCTTTTGAATTTATTCAAGATGAGCACGGACATCATGTTGCAACTACAGCTCTTAGTGAGATATCAGGGGTAGCATCAGTCCTCATTGCTGCAGAGCTTCTCACAAGCGGTGCAAATCGTACTGGACAATTATTCGGTAACATAACGGGCGTTCCACCTATAGAGGTAGTTGTCATGGGTGCTGGCGTGGTAGGTGAATTTGCCATACGCACTGCTATTGGTCTAGGAGCCAATGTCAAGGTTTTTGATAACAGCATCGCAAACTTAAGACGCGTCAAGGATAACATTAGCCAAAGTTTATATACCTCTACCCTGCAACCTAAATATTTATCCAAAGCATTACGCCGCTGCGATGTGGTCATTGCGGCTTTAAGTGGTCAAAATCGCGCCCCTGTAGTGGTTTCCCAAACCATGGTAGAAAACATGAAAGCTGGTGCCGTCATTATTGATATTAGTATTGACATGGGTGGTTGTTTTGAAACAAGCGAACTCACCACACATGAGAAGCCAACATTTGTAAAATACGGTGTGACACACTATTGTGTTCCCAACTTGCCGTCCAGATATTCAAGAACCGCTAGCATATCGTTGAGCAATATTTTCACTTCATACTTACTCAACATTGCAGATGACGGCGGTATTGAGCATAGCATAAGAATGGACAAAGGACTCAAGAATGGTATCTATTTATATCACGGTATCGTGACCAACAAATCTGTTGGAGAGTGGTATGACTTACCTTGCAGCGATGTAAATTTGCTCATCTTTTAA
- the lysA gene encoding diaminopimelate decarboxylase, giving the protein MNAQDLLNIAQEHGSPVYVYDAATMVSQYERLTSAFAKVENLRIHYAVKALSNISILKLFKQLGARLDTVSLQEVKLGLAAGVDPAKIIYTPNGVSLEEIERVAEMGVQINIDNLSILEQFGAKHPTVPVCVRINPHVMAGGNANISVGHIDSKFGISIHQIPLLLRIVENTGMKVNGVHMHTGSDILDIGVFLYATEILFETAAKFKDLEFIDFGSGFKVPYKEGDVSTDIEELGDQLSDRFNEFCKSYGKDIALAFEPGKFLVSQSGHFLAQVNVIKQTTSTVFAHIDTGFNHLIRPMMYGSYHGITNISNIDGKNRFYSVVGYICETDTFANNRQISEIAEGDILSFSNAGAYCFSMASNYNSRYRPAEVLWHNGKAHLIRERETFDDILNKQVDVEIEVGGEFVEA; this is encoded by the coding sequence ATGAATGCACAAGATCTATTAAACATTGCACAGGAACACGGTAGTCCTGTCTATGTCTATGATGCGGCGACGATGGTGTCGCAGTATGAACGTTTGACGTCCGCTTTTGCGAAAGTGGAAAACCTTAGAATTCACTACGCTGTAAAGGCGTTGTCAAACATTTCTATCTTGAAGCTTTTTAAACAGTTAGGCGCCAGACTCGATACCGTGAGTCTACAGGAAGTCAAGCTGGGTCTAGCGGCTGGCGTGGATCCCGCTAAAATTATCTATACGCCTAATGGCGTTTCCCTTGAGGAAATTGAGCGCGTGGCTGAGATGGGCGTGCAGATCAATATTGACAATTTATCTATTCTTGAACAATTTGGTGCCAAGCATCCTACGGTTCCCGTTTGTGTGCGTATCAACCCGCATGTAATGGCTGGTGGTAATGCTAATATTAGCGTTGGGCATATTGATTCTAAGTTTGGTATTTCCATTCATCAAATTCCGCTATTGTTGCGCATCGTCGAGAATACAGGCATGAAAGTGAATGGCGTGCATATGCATACCGGTAGCGATATTCTGGATATAGGCGTGTTTTTATACGCAACGGAAATTCTTTTTGAAACGGCGGCGAAGTTTAAGGATCTGGAATTTATTGACTTTGGCAGTGGTTTTAAGGTTCCTTATAAGGAAGGCGATGTATCGACTGATATTGAAGAACTAGGCGATCAACTGAGCGATAGGTTCAATGAATTTTGTAAGTCCTATGGTAAGGATATAGCGCTGGCGTTTGAGCCTGGTAAGTTTCTGGTATCGCAATCGGGCCACTTTCTGGCTCAAGTGAATGTGATCAAGCAGACGACGAGCACGGTTTTCGCACACATAGATACTGGTTTTAACCACTTGATACGTCCTATGATGTATGGTTCCTACCATGGTATTACCAACATATCTAACATAGATGGTAAAAACCGATTCTATAGCGTGGTAGGCTACATCTGTGAAACGGACACGTTTGCTAACAACAGACAAATTTCAGAAATCGCCGAAGGTGATATCCTGTCGTTCTCTAATGCGGGTGCGTACTGTTTCTCCATGGCTAGCAATTACAACAGCCGCTACAGACCTGCTGAGGTGCTATGGCACAACGGCAAAGCCCACTTGATACGTGAGCGCGAGACGTTTGACGACATCTTGAACAAGCAAGTGGATGTTGAGATTGAAGTGGGTGGCGAGTTTGTTGAAGCTTAG
- a CDS encoding DUF2200 domain-containing protein translates to MQVTAAKNEKVAQMIFGNIYPLYLDRLIKKGRTKEELDQVIKWLTGYDQATLEQLIEEKVTYQTFFQNETMHQNAQMIKGVVCGYRIEEIPAEFAVYKQCRQLEKLIDELARGRKMEKILRS, encoded by the coding sequence ATGCAAGTTACAGCCGCCAAAAATGAAAAAGTAGCCCAAATGATATTTGGTAATATCTATCCGCTTTACTTAGATAGATTGATAAAAAAGGGTCGTACCAAAGAAGAACTAGACCAGGTCATCAAGTGGCTTACTGGTTATGATCAAGCAACGCTGGAACAGCTTATTGAAGAAAAGGTAACCTACCAGACCTTTTTCCAAAATGAAACCATGCACCAAAATGCCCAGATGATCAAAGGCGTAGTCTGCGGCTATCGCATAGAAGAAATCCCAGCAGAGTTTGCTGTTTATAAGCAATGCCGACAGTTAGAAAAACTTATTGATGAACTCGCTCGAGGCCGCAAAATGGAAAAGATATTACGTTCTTGA
- the ald gene encoding alanine dehydrogenase encodes MIVGIPKEIKNNESRVSLTPAGVYELVKNNHTVYVQTQAGIGSGFTDDHYLKAGATILDTIEEVYAISEMIVKVKEPIAHEYKLVRAGQVLFTYFHFASSKSLTEAMIKSKAVCIAYETVEDDEGSLVLLTPMSEVAGRLAIQQGAKYLEKPVKGRGVLLGGVPGVAPGKVLVLGAGVVGIQAAKMAAGLGAHVTIMDVNMKRLRYVNDVMPPHVVTEFSNEFNIRKHIKTHDLIIGGVLLKGAKAPNLITRDMLKEMRPGTVIVDVAVDQGGCVETTRPTTHEDPIYIIDDVVHYSVANMPGAVPYTSTVALTNVTLPYVLRLANQGWETACGNDPSLHKGLNIIDGKVMYHEINEAFGW; translated from the coding sequence ATGATCGTAGGCATTCCCAAAGAAATTAAAAATAATGAAAGTAGAGTCAGTTTGACGCCTGCCGGCGTTTATGAACTGGTTAAAAACAATCACACGGTCTATGTGCAGACGCAAGCCGGTATAGGCAGCGGTTTTACTGATGATCATTACTTAAAGGCTGGCGCTACTATCCTGGATACGATTGAGGAAGTCTATGCCATTAGTGAGATGATAGTCAAGGTCAAGGAACCTATTGCGCATGAATATAAGTTGGTTCGCGCGGGACAGGTACTGTTTACCTACTTCCATTTTGCTTCCAGTAAATCGTTGACAGAGGCTATGATCAAGTCCAAAGCCGTTTGCATTGCCTATGAAACGGTAGAAGACGATGAAGGGTCACTGGTGCTGCTCACGCCCATGTCTGAAGTAGCAGGAAGACTTGCCATACAGCAAGGTGCCAAGTATCTAGAAAAACCTGTAAAAGGTCGTGGCGTTCTTTTGGGCGGCGTTCCAGGTGTCGCACCGGGAAAAGTGCTGGTTTTGGGTGCTGGCGTTGTCGGTATTCAAGCAGCCAAAATGGCGGCAGGACTAGGCGCGCATGTGACCATCATGGATGTCAACATGAAGCGCCTGCGTTATGTCAATGATGTCATGCCACCGCATGTGGTGACCGAGTTCTCTAATGAATTTAATATCAGGAAGCACATTAAAACGCATGACCTTATCATAGGTGGTGTGCTCCTCAAAGGTGCCAAAGCGCCCAATCTAATCACTCGTGATATGCTCAAGGAAATGCGACCAGGTACGGTTATCGTTGATGTTGCCGTGGATCAAGGTGGTTGTGTAGAAACCACCAGACCTACCACGCATGAAGATCCTATATACATCATTGACGATGTGGTGCATTATTCGGTTGCCAATATGCCTGGAGCCGTACCATATACATCGACCGTGGCATTAACAAATGTGACCTTACCGTATGTACTGCGATTGGCAAATCAAGGTTGGGAAACAGCTTGTGGGAATGACCCTAGTTTACACAAGGGTTTGAACATCATTGATGGAAAAGTGATGTACCATGAGATTAATGAAGCGTTTGGTTGGTAA
- a CDS encoding DUF808 domain-containing protein, producing the protein MASGFFALLDDIAVLMDDVAAMSKVATKKTAGILGDDLAVNAEKASGFVSSREIPVLWAITKGSALNKLIILPIAFLLSAFLPVAVTIILLLGGVYLAFEGAEKIYEWIFPHAAPEIDIPSRELTEDEIVAHEKEKIKSAIVTDFILSVEIVIIALSAVVTEPILNQILVVTVVAIVATIGVYGIVAAIVRMDDLGARLIRNSGDTGIINGIGKFLVAALPWIVKSLSVIGTIALLLVAGGIFVHELHFIHDLLHGLPSIVAEALTGLVVGFVALSLYKLLKFLFFKKTSSTDH; encoded by the coding sequence ATGGCCTCAGGATTCTTCGCACTATTAGACGACATCGCAGTACTTATGGACGATGTTGCGGCTATGAGTAAAGTCGCAACCAAAAAAACTGCAGGAATTCTAGGTGACGATCTTGCTGTAAATGCAGAGAAGGCATCTGGATTTGTTTCTTCGCGAGAAATACCTGTTTTGTGGGCAATTACCAAAGGTTCTGCTTTAAACAAGCTCATCATCTTACCTATCGCATTTTTGCTCAGTGCGTTCTTACCAGTTGCGGTCACGATTATTTTATTGTTGGGTGGCGTTTATCTAGCCTTTGAAGGTGCCGAGAAGATCTACGAGTGGATTTTTCCGCATGCTGCTCCAGAGATTGACATCCCATCTAGAGAATTGACAGAAGATGAGATTGTTGCTCATGAAAAGGAAAAAATTAAAAGCGCTATTGTTACAGACTTTATTCTTTCGGTTGAGATTGTCATTATCGCATTAAGCGCCGTCGTGACAGAACCTATTCTTAATCAAATTCTGGTCGTTACGGTGGTAGCGATAGTTGCGACAATTGGCGTGTATGGTATCGTTGCAGCCATAGTACGCATGGATGATCTAGGTGCGCGTTTAATACGCAATAGTGGTGATACCGGCATCATAAACGGTATCGGTAAATTTCTAGTGGCGGCGCTGCCATGGATTGTGAAGAGTCTTTCTGTGATTGGTACGATTGCGTTGCTCCTAGTTGCTGGTGGCATTTTTGTTCATGAATTACATTTTATTCATGACTTACTGCACGGCTTGCCTTCCATAGTTGCCGAGGCGCTTACCGGTTTAGTGGTTGGCTTTGTGGCTTTGTCATTGTATAAATTACTTAAGTTTCTGTTCTTTAAAAAAACATCCTCAACTGATCACTAG
- a CDS encoding M23 family metallopeptidase has protein sequence MLLLTSCKQDKPAATSQSINKKATTITVSETPVFKYDSLYIANSFDYPVGKPSAKGYYNAQKFQENNHLGDDWNAVTGGNSDLGDPIYSIANGYVKSTQDHGGGWGKVVRIIHQMPNGNFMESLYAHCESILVQEGKYVGKGDQIATMGNADAAYLAHLHLEIRDSINRQLGAGYSTDTDGYVDPTAFIS, from the coding sequence ATGCTGCTATTAACTAGCTGCAAACAAGATAAACCAGCAGCCACGAGTCAATCGATAAATAAAAAAGCTACTACCATAACGGTATCTGAAACTCCAGTTTTCAAATACGACTCTCTTTACATTGCAAATTCATTTGATTATCCTGTAGGTAAACCTAGTGCCAAAGGCTACTACAACGCACAGAAGTTTCAAGAGAATAATCATCTAGGTGATGACTGGAATGCTGTGACCGGTGGCAATTCTGATTTGGGCGATCCCATTTATTCCATTGCAAATGGTTATGTCAAATCTACTCAAGATCATGGTGGTGGTTGGGGAAAAGTCGTCAGAATCATTCATCAAATGCCAAATGGCAATTTTATGGAGTCTTTGTACGCGCATTGTGAGAGCATTCTTGTACAAGAAGGCAAATACGTAGGTAAGGGCGATCAAATCGCTACCATGGGAAACGCAGATGCAGCCTACCTCGCTCACTTGCATCTAGAGATTAGAGATAGTATTAACAGGCAACTAGGTGCTGGTTATTCTACAGATACAGATGGTTATGTGGATCCTACTGCGTTTATTTCATAG
- the aroB gene encoding 3-dehydroquinate synthase — translation MTSIISSNYAIHFAQTAYTELNKFIANKQPSSIFILVDENTMQHCYAPFIQQVETSARIEVIEVEAGEEFKTIDTCSGVWNALIELGVDRNSLFISLGGGVITDLGGFIAATIKRGIDFIHVPTSLLGMVDAAIGGKNGVDLGHLKNQIGVIQPPAMTLVDPLFLDTLPQQQLLNGSIEMFKHGLIADRRYWENMLDLQLNFDHDRLDPLIYQSVVIKNDVVMGDPFEKGARKSLNYGHTIGHAIESYCMSSQDHETLLHGEAIAAGILIESYLSSQFTGLSDADFDQIKKWYQSLELDIKFDIKDVEAMIGLMAHDKKNVNGETRFVLLESIGAFKTDCTVPVDDILTGFKLYLS, via the coding sequence ATGACCAGTATAATCAGTTCAAATTATGCCATCCATTTTGCTCAAACGGCCTATACAGAACTCAATAAATTCATCGCAAACAAGCAACCAAGCAGCATTTTTATCCTCGTGGATGAAAATACGATGCAACACTGTTATGCACCATTCATACAACAAGTAGAAACTAGTGCGCGTATAGAAGTCATTGAGGTTGAAGCTGGTGAAGAATTCAAGACCATTGATACTTGCAGTGGCGTATGGAATGCTCTCATTGAATTAGGTGTTGATCGCAACAGCCTTTTTATAAGTTTAGGTGGTGGAGTTATTACCGATCTAGGTGGATTTATAGCAGCAACCATTAAACGTGGTATAGATTTTATTCATGTACCTACTAGCTTGTTGGGTATGGTAGATGCTGCTATAGGCGGCAAGAATGGTGTAGATCTAGGTCATTTGAAAAACCAAATAGGTGTGATACAACCACCAGCGATGACACTGGTTGATCCATTGTTTCTGGATACGTTACCGCAACAACAGTTGCTTAATGGCAGTATCGAGATGTTTAAGCACGGACTCATCGCAGATCGCAGATACTGGGAAAATATGCTGGACCTGCAATTGAATTTTGATCACGACCGTCTTGATCCATTGATCTATCAATCGGTTGTTATTAAAAATGATGTCGTCATGGGCGATCCTTTTGAAAAAGGTGCTCGCAAATCTCTCAATTACGGTCATACAATAGGACATGCTATTGAATCCTACTGCATGAGCAGTCAAGATCACGAGACCTTACTACATGGTGAAGCGATTGCAGCTGGTATCCTTATAGAATCATATCTAAGCAGCCAGTTTACTGGTTTGAGCGATGCGGATTTTGATCAAATTAAAAAATGGTATCAATCTCTTGAATTGGACATAAAGTTTGATATTAAGGATGTCGAGGCGATGATTGGACTTATGGCTCACGATAAGAAAAACGTCAATGGCGAGACTAGATTTGTGTTACTGGAAAGCATAGGAGCATTTAAAACAGATTGCACCGTTCCTGTTGATGATATTCTTACTGGTTTTAAATTATACCTAAGCTAG
- a CDS encoding proline dehydrogenase family protein, with protein MNQNIFNDTATAFALKSDKDLKKSQFIFSMMGRQWLVDVGSKLTMTGLKMGLPIKKLVRHTVFDQFCGGTTEDECMPVVDAMYEKGVSSILDYSVEGKESEADFDNVVGKKLTLIHAAASNDALPFEVVKPTGIGRFYLWQKLSEKKELTEPEQLEWERVINRVDLLCKTAVESDIALLFDGEESWMQDAADELIRDMMARYNKGKAYIYNTVQCYRHDRLDYIKELYKDAVENDFIVGAKIVRGAYMEKERARAKQFNYTSPICADKEETDEVFNSVMHFILDRLDVIKLCIGTHNEESTLAAMKTLQEKGIDANNKDVWFGQLYGMSDNLSFNLAALRHNVFKILPFGPIKDVMPYLIRRAQENTSVAGQVGRELALIEQEIERRGI; from the coding sequence ATGAATCAAAACATTTTTAACGATACCGCGACTGCATTTGCTTTGAAATCTGATAAGGATTTGAAGAAGTCTCAATTCATTTTTAGCATGATGGGAAGGCAATGGCTGGTTGATGTGGGCTCAAAATTGACCATGACAGGTCTTAAAATGGGCTTGCCTATAAAAAAGCTGGTGCGTCATACCGTGTTTGATCAATTTTGTGGCGGTACGACTGAGGATGAATGTATGCCGGTAGTCGATGCAATGTATGAGAAAGGTGTGAGTTCCATTCTTGATTACAGCGTTGAAGGCAAGGAAAGCGAGGCAGATTTTGACAACGTCGTAGGTAAAAAATTAACCTTGATTCATGCTGCAGCTAGCAATGATGCACTACCATTTGAGGTGGTGAAACCTACCGGCATCGGTAGATTTTATTTGTGGCAAAAGCTGAGTGAGAAAAAAGAATTGACAGAACCTGAACAATTAGAATGGGAACGAGTTATCAATCGTGTGGATCTACTATGTAAGACGGCCGTAGAAAGTGATATTGCTTTACTATTTGACGGCGAAGAAAGCTGGATGCAAGACGCCGCCGATGAACTTATAAGAGATATGATGGCACGGTACAATAAGGGTAAAGCCTATATCTATAATACTGTACAGTGTTATCGTCACGATCGCCTAGATTACATAAAGGAGTTATATAAAGACGCGGTTGAGAATGACTTTATCGTAGGTGCCAAAATCGTTCGAGGCGCTTACATGGAGAAAGAACGCGCGCGCGCAAAGCAATTCAATTACACTTCACCTATTTGTGCTGATAAGGAAGAAACAGACGAAGTTTTTAACAGTGTTATGCATTTTATTCTAGATCGACTGGATGTGATCAAGTTATGTATAGGAACGCATAATGAAGAAAGCACGCTGGCTGCCATGAAAACCTTGCAGGAAAAAGGAATTGATGCAAATAATAAGGACGTTTGGTTCGGTCAACTGTACGGTATGAGTGATAATCTATCCTTTAATCTGGCAGCGCTGCGTCATAATGTGTTTAAGATTTTACCTTTTGGCCCGATAAAAGATGTGATGCCTTATTTAATACGTCGCGCGCAGGAAAACACGTCTGTAGCTGGTCAGGTAGGAAGAGAGCTAGCGTTGATTGAACAGGAAATCGAACGCCGCGGTATCTAA
- a CDS encoding DUF262 domain-containing protein, whose amino-acid sequence MKLIEQIDIQPQTSKWLYDLSQKGLLEVDNSFQRNYVWTVKNQIQLIESILIGYPIPEIYLWNTGTDENTGDTKYSIIDGQQRCGAVFQFIANTYKLKESHLDENNPKLSTIKNRFFKDLETEDKKAIWSYVFSIRLVRNQVERVSIVNMFLRLNSNNMTLNPQELRNAEFEGEFMSLASKLSELNFWDENKIFGVADRRRMRDISFVSTLLVFMKKGIGEDIGNANLNQIYDLYNDEYPDKEKDKSKFTSIIDEIHKIIDSNTERIKILKRQVHFYTLFTVLFDLLNNQANLTDKQISNYRDFIDNYENEVVLAKYFPELIRDIYLYKSLVKEGTRQKSNRFERHRILKKIVLSK is encoded by the coding sequence ATGAAACTAATTGAACAAATTGACATACAACCACAAACATCTAAATGGCTTTATGACCTTAGCCAAAAAGGATTGTTAGAAGTAGATAATTCATTTCAGCGTAATTACGTTTGGACAGTAAAAAATCAAATTCAACTAATTGAGTCAATTCTTATTGGTTACCCGATACCAGAAATTTATTTATGGAATACGGGAACAGATGAAAATACAGGAGATACTAAGTATTCAATTATTGATGGGCAACAACGATGCGGTGCTGTTTTTCAATTTATAGCCAACACTTATAAGCTCAAAGAAAGTCACCTTGATGAGAATAATCCTAAACTTTCGACAATCAAAAATAGATTTTTCAAAGATTTGGAAACGGAAGATAAAAAGGCAATTTGGTCTTATGTGTTTTCAATACGATTGGTAAGAAATCAGGTGGAACGAGTATCTATTGTGAATATGTTTTTACGCCTTAACAGTAATAATATGACTCTGAATCCTCAAGAACTAAGAAATGCCGAATTTGAGGGTGAATTCATGAGTTTAGCTTCTAAACTATCTGAACTTAATTTTTGGGATGAAAACAAAATATTTGGTGTCGCCGATAGAAGAAGAATGAGAGATATCTCCTTTGTAAGTACGCTTTTAGTTTTCATGAAAAAAGGAATTGGTGAAGATATCGGTAATGCCAATTTAAATCAGATTTATGATTTGTATAATGACGAATACCCTGATAAAGAAAAGGATAAGAGCAAATTCACTTCGATAATCGATGAAATACATAAGATTATTGATAGTAATACAGAGAGAATTAAAATCTTAAAACGTCAAGTACATTTTTATACCTTATTTACAGTTTTATTTGACTTGTTAAACAATCAGGCTAATTTGACGGACAAACAAATTTCCAACTACCGCGATTTCATTGATAATTACGAAAATGAAGTTGTTTTAGCAAAATACTTCCCAGAATTAATTAGAGATATTTATCTATACAAATCTTTAGTAAAAGAAGGAACAAGACAGAAGTCTAACAGGTTTGAGAGACACAGAATATTGAAAAAAATAGTTCTGAGTAAATAG